AAATTTGACTATATTTAGAATGAAAGGAAAACTTGTCCCGATTGATAAAATCTCAATATCTTTCAATCTGCGGACTTCAAACCTATTCAACGGGCCCCGAAGACTCTCGGGGGTTCGCGCGCCTAAGGACGTACGACGGCGACGATGGTCCGATTACGCGAATCTCGCGTGCGCGTCAGCATGGCGCCTTCCCGCGAGCGGAGGGCGGTCGGCCCGGTCTCCCCGCGTTCGCGCCCGCGCCACGCCCCGATAACGAGGACGACCCGGAGAGCGCGGCTTTTTGCGTGTGTACGCTCGTCGAGGCACGCTCCGCCTCGCGGGCGCGCGATCAAACGCCATGACGCGTGCGCCGCCACCCGCGCGGGACTCTATGACGCTGACGCGCGTTCGAATTACTCTGCCGCCatgctcgctctctctctctctctcctggaCGGTGAGCCGCGATCGAGAGACGCGACGGCCGCGCCAAGCCGggttctcctctctttctcctctcctcCGTTTCGCTCCTCATTTGCGTTTTCCGTACGGTTGACGGGAACCACCGGCCAAACAGCGGTGCCGATGGGAAGCGACCGAACCGCGATGAATAGTTTTTGGCTATCCTTGTCTAAACATCCTGCGACATGTTCCGACTTTCGAAGAAGACTTGATGAGGGAGTGCTGGCATCTGTCAATTCGTCGCGAATTTCAAGTTGACGGATCGTTGAGCTTTGGGAGATTTACAAAAGCCTTTAAGAATCCTCAAATATTTCGATTCtggatattttcatatttttccgaTAATCTGAATTATTCGatctttattttgaattaaaatattttatcaattcacttacacacatacacacatacaatcCGCAATATTAATAACTCAATACATGCCTtgttattagaatttataatttgcagctttgttttaattaagattcaaAAATTGGCATTCTTAATGTAGTTTCAAAATATCAGTGACAGAATCTTGTGTAGGTTTTTGgttcgataataatttaaattattgatataaaaaaaaaatatttagattgtcGGCAAAGTTAATTCAAACAATTgaatgtgtaatattaaaactataacAAGTAATAAAACACATGATCTTGATAGATAGCTGTTAAGGTACGTTTAGCAGATGATATGACTTGTAAAACTCTGCTATGTTCACTCGTAACGATAGAGCGCGAAATACAATAAACACGCTATATTCTCTATGAAATTTCTATACTAACACTATCTAACACTGAAAATTAAATCGGTAAAATTATGTCGGTTTTACGATCTATCAGTTGACATCAGTCAACGcataaaatcacaaaaaaaaactcactTGCCGAAACCCGGGATTGAACCGGGGACATTTAGATCTTCAGTCTAACGCTCTCCCAACTGAGCTATTTCGGCTCGTACGGTTATACCTTCACTCTGCCGTTCTTTGACAATCATACTGCAGATACATCATTGCTATATTGTTATAActgtaatttcttcttttactgTGTGGACAGACCTTTATCCATTTTCTTCAATCTCACGATCTCATTGTTAGTCTGCCATGTGCAATGTAACACTCGATTATTTGCTGGATTTACATCGTACGCGACAAGTAGTGGACAATTACTTTGAAATTTCTACGaatattcgcaaaatttaGCATTGTGCGATACGATAAAACGACAAAGATGCGACAATCGATGATAAATTGCAACCAAGTGCAAACCCAAGTAATAACAGAAGGTCGTTGGATAGAGGAGGATTCATTACCCCAATCCAGCAAGCACGTAGTGCTCGTTATTCCTGGGAATCCAGGTGTTCCGCGATTCTACGAGGAGTTCATCAAGGCGCTCTACTCGAGATTAACTCTGGACACACCTGTGTGGATCATCGGACACGCTGGGCACGTCCAACCGCCGGACAACTTGGAGATTGCTATGCCCAGTGACGAGAAGTGGGCAGAATGCTATAGTTTGAATGCACAGATTCAACACAAGGTATATTTGAGACATCTCTCTCTTCAGCTGCTTCTTTaccaatatacaatattatggTATAtcacttataatattatgttttcctTTGTAGGTAGAATTCATAAAAAAGTACATTCCAGAGGATGCGCAGCTACATCTTATTGGACATTCCATAGGTGCTTGGTTCGTGCTCAATTTACTGAAGAATAATGACATTAACGGAAGGATAAAGAAGTGTTATATGTTGTTTCCTACGGTAGAATATATGGCAGATAGTCCTAATgggattttattttgtaactttGTAAGTTTTTTGCATatctataattgttataatatatttttcaaatgtacaaaTGATTG
This sequence is a window from Cataglyphis hispanica isolate Lineage 1 chromosome 17, ULB_Chis1_1.0, whole genome shotgun sequence. Protein-coding genes within it:
- the LOC126856159 gene encoding lipid droplet-associated hydrolase, producing the protein MRQSMINCNQVQTQVITEGRWIEEDSLPQSSKHVVLVIPGNPGVPRFYEEFIKALYSRLTLDTPVWIIGHAGHVQPPDNLEIAMPSDEKWAECYSLNAQIQHKVEFIKKYIPEDAQLHLIGHSIGAWFVLNLLKNNDINGRIKKCYMLFPTVEYMADSPNGILFCNFVSRIAPVLIFLSWIFTEMFPVSLQSLMIRIFGIFWGIPARSVKAVQEMLNPKVLSRIINLAREEMKYVKEADDKIISKHNDKLWFYYGANDGWTPQKYYKNMISKHPNLNVQLCQRGFQHSFVLKNDVEMGHIVGDLINEELRH